A section of the Oreochromis niloticus isolate F11D_XX linkage group LG9, O_niloticus_UMD_NMBU, whole genome shotgun sequence genome encodes:
- the LOC102075516 gene encoding coiled-coil domain-containing protein 106 translates to MSSVWHQEPSCYSPCVEIDSSSVRTKERLSSPAWLKQEQDDLRIIKWENFQTGASADAVQDNTPSSAMSAASQVEGLPPRVLLTITKLQCMLESKQERIAALERQVEDLMQDRKFLRSQIENLTSNRSMPAFAAPSPVTETPKLSRVQHSENKSRKRERASSSSSTSSDSGSEASDSSEVSAASSEHRRKKHHKDKKRSKKGRDYSRKRATGVQYVIHRYKQVLSAFIKKKSMSEAFRHLGIDRNTIANTASIAELHLAGKDMVSLVGNFRQGEETLVSYAQRCTLVIDSDTDLSRKIDQMKANGELLPISGKRSRLLHSHLPQLGGPAESILIG, encoded by the exons ATGTCATCTGTTTGGCATCAGGAGCCGTCATGTTATTCGCCCTGTGTAGAAATCGACTCCAGCTCCGTGAGGACCAAAGAGCGCCTCAGCTCTCCTGCTTGGCTAAAGCAGGAGCAAGATGACCTTCGTATCATTAAGTGGGAGAATTTTCAAACGGGAGCATCAGCAGATGCTGTTCAGGACAACACACCCAGCAGTGCCATGTCTG CTGCTTCCCAAGTAGAGGGTCTTCCCCCGAGGGTGCTGCTGACCATCACCAAGCTGCAGTGCATGCTGGAGAGCAAACAAGAACGCATCGCTGCTCTCGAGAGGCAGGTGGAGGATTTGATGCAGGACCGCAAGTTCCTGAGGAGCCAGATTGAAAACCTCACAAGTAACCGCTCCATGCCAGCGTTTGCTGCCCCCAGTCCTGTGACTGAAA CTCCCAAGCTGAGCAGAGTGCAGCATTCAGAAAATAAATCTcgaaagagagaaagagcttCTTCTAGTTCCTCCACCAGCAGCGACAGCGGCTCTGAGGCATCCGACTCATCGGAAGTGTCTGCAGCATCTAGTGAACACAGACGCAAGAAACACCACAAGGATAAGAAAAGATCAAAGAAAGGGAGGGACTACAGCAGGAAACGAG CCACCGGAGTCCAGTACGTCATTCACCGCTACAAACAAGTCCTGTCCGCTTTCATCAAGAAGAAAAGCATGAGCGAAGCGTTCCGCCATCTTGGAATCGACCGGAACACCATCGCCAACACGGCATCAATTGCCGAGCTCCACCTGGCGGGTAAAGACATGGTCTCCTTGGTTGGCAATTTTCGCCAAGGGGAAGAGACTCTGGTGAGCTACGCCCAAAGGTGCACTTTGGTCATCGACAGCGACACTGACCTGTCCAGGAAAATAGACCAGATGAAAGCCAACGGCGAGCTTCTGCCCATCTCGGGGAAAAGGTCAAGGTTGTTGCATTCTCACCTGCCGCAGCTAGGTGGTCCTGCAGAGAGCATTTTAATAGGTTGA
- the anxa13 gene encoding annexin A13 produces MGNCQPTVFPYEDFDVVADIKAIRKACKGLGTDEQAIIDILANRSSAQRQEIKQAYFEKYDDELVDVLKKELSGNFEKAVLAMLDPPVIYAVKELRKAMKGPGTDEDVLVEMLCTATNADIAMFKECYFQVHERDLEADIEGDTSGDVRNLLTALLEGNRDESYEVDENLAEQDAIALFEAGEGRFGTDESTFTYILATRNYLQLQATFKIYEQLSGTEILDAIENETGGTLKKCYTALVRVAKNPQLYFARRLNKAMKGAGTDEDTLIRIIVCRSEYDLETIKDMYLEKYDVSLKDALRDECGGDFKRLLLAICH; encoded by the exons ATGGGCAACTGTCAA cCCACAGTTTTTCCCTATGAAGATTTTGATGTTGTTGCTGACATCAAGGCCATTCGCAAAGCATGCAAGGGGTTAG GAACTGATGAGCAGGCTATTATTGACATCTTGGCAAACCGGAGTTCAGCTCAGCGTCAGGAAATTAAACAGGCCTATTTTGAAAAATATGATGAT GAATTGGTGGATGTGTTGAAGAAAGAGCTGTCAGGAAACTTTGAGAAGGCTGTCCTTGCCATGCTGGACCCGCCGGTCATCTATGCTGTGAAGGAGCTCAGGAAGGCAATGAAAGGTCCAGGCACTGATGAGGACGTCTTGGTGGAGATGCTCTGCACCGCCACAAATGCT GACATTGCCATGTTCAAGGAATGCTACTTTCAGG TGCACGAGCGTGATCTTGAAGCCGATATCGAGGGAGATACAAGCGGGGATGTCAGAAACCTTCTCACAGCTCTTTTGGAG GGCAACAGAGATGAGAGTTATGAGGTGGATGAGAATTTGGCTGAACAAGATGCTATTGCCCTGTTTGAG GCTGGTGAAGGCCGTTTTGGGACAGACGAATCCACTTTCACCTACATCCTGGCCACCAGAAATTACCTGCAGCTCCAGGCCACCTTCAAGATATATGAGCAG CTCTCTGGAACTGAAATCCTCGATGCCATTGAGAACGAGACTGGAGGGACACTGAAAAAATGCTACACTGCTCTCG TAAGAGTTGCCAAGAATCCCCAGCTTTACTTCGCGAGACGTCTGAACAAAGCGATGAAAGGAGCAGGCACTGATGAGGACACCCTGATTCGCATCATTGTGTGTCGCTCCGAG TATGATTTGGAGACCATCAAAGACATGTACCTGGAGAAGTATGATGTGTCCCTGAAGGACGCCCTGAGGGACGAGTGCGGCGGTGACTTTAAGCGCCTCCTTCTCGCTATCTGCCACTGA